From the Paraflavitalea soli genome, the window GAATTCCGCCGGCAAAAGATTGAAATTGCACAATTCTCTGCTGTCATCTTTACCAGCCGCAACGCTATTGACCATTTCTTCCGCATCTGTGAAGAAATGAAAGTAAGCGTATCACAGGACACCAAGTACTTCTGCATCACCGAAGCGGTCGCTTTATACCTCCAGAAATTCATCCTTTACCGCAAACGCAAGGTTTTTTATGGTGCCGATGGTACCAACAAAAGCATGTTTGATGTGGTGAACAAACACAAAGAGAACGAGAAGTTCCTCTACCCATGCTCTGAAAATCAGCAGGATAATGAGATCGTGAGCTGGCTCAAGAGTAACAATTGCGGCTACGCAACCCCCTTTATGTACCGCACCATCAGTAATGATGTAAAAGAAGTGCTGGACAATACAGAATTCGATATAATCTGCTTTTTCACCCCCAGCGGTGTAAAGAGCCTCTTTGATAACTGTCCCCGGTTCAAACAGAATGGTACGCGTATTGGCGCTTTTGGCAGCAATACCTCACGCGCCATTGAAGATGCCGGCCTTACATTGGACATTAAAGCTCCCCAACCCCAGGCGCCCTCCATGGTGGCAGCGCTGGAACAATACCTGTCCGGTATCTTAAAGAAGAAGTAAATTTACGCGAGTAATAGAAAGCTGTGATCCCCGTTGAGGCGGGGGACGGTTTTCGATCAACCGCGTACCATGAGTAAGTTCACCAACAGGTTAAGTAAAGAAAGCAGCCCTTATTTATTGCAGCATGCCCATAATCCGGTGGATTGGTATCCCTGGGGGGAAGAAGCCCTGAACAGGGCCAGGACCGAAAATAAGCCCATCCTGGTCAGTATTGGCTATGCGGCCTGTCATTGGTGCCATGTGATGGAGAAAGAGAGCTTTGAAGACGAGGCCACGGCTTCGTTCATGAACGAGCACTTCATCAATATCAAGATCGACCGGGAAGAACGCCCCGACCTGGATCATATTTACATGGATGCTGTGCAAACGATGACAGGCAGCGGTGGCTGGCCTTTAAATGCCTTCCTTACGCCTTCCGGCAAACCTTTTTACGGAGGCACGTATTTCCCTCCCCGGCCGGTTGTCAACCGCCCTTCCTGGAAGGATGTGCTTACCGGGGTAAACAATGCTTTCCGTGAAAAAAGGCAGGCTATCGAGGACCAGGCTGAAAACCTCACCCAGCACCTCCTGCGTTCCAATGAATTTGGTCTTGAGAAGATAACTACGCTGAATATAGATCCGGACACCACTTTCACCCGGGAAAAAGCGGCACTGATGTACACCAATATCATGAAGACGGCCGACCAGGAGGAAGGAGGCTTTGGCAGGGCGCCTAAGTTTCCGCAAACCTTTACGATCCAGTTCCTGCTCCATCATTATTACTACACGAAAAAGGAAGACGCCTTAAAGCAGGCCTGTCTTAGCCTCGATAAAATGATCCTGGGAGGTATTTACGATCAGCTGGGCGGTGGTTTTGCCCGCTATGCTACTGATATAGCCTGGCTGGTACCTCACTTTGAAAAGATGTTGTATGACAATGCTTTGCTGGTGATCGTTTTAAGCGAAGCCTTCCAGCTTACCCACAATCCTTTGTATGAAAGGGCTATCCGGCAAACACTTTCTTTTACGGAAAGGGAAATGCTTTCGCCTGAATATGGGTTTTATTCGGCACTCGATGCCGACAGTGAAGGGGAGGAGGGCAGGTATTACGTGTGGGATAAGCAGGCCATTGATGCGATCCTGGGCGAGGAAGCCGCCTTGTTTTGCGCTTTTTATGATGTGCGGGAGGGGGGAAACTGGGAGCATAAGAATATCCTGAATATCAAAATGCCTCCGGAGGAGTTTGCGGCGCAACATCACCTTACCCTGAAGGACTTGTGGCAGCGGATGGACAAATGCCGGGGGGTATTGATGCAGCACCGGAACAGGCGGATCCGGCCACTGTTGGATGACAAGCAACTGCTGGGCTGGAATGCACTGATGAACCATGCCTATTGCAAAGCTGCGGGAGCGCTGGGTGAGGACCACTACAGGCAGGTGGCGATCCGGAATATGGATTTTCTACTGGGGCGTTTTCAGCTGCCGGACGGGGCTTTTCACCATACCTACAAAGACGGGGTAGCTAAGTACCCAGCCTTTCTGGACGACTATTCCTACCTGATCCAGGCATTGTTGCAGCTACAGGAGGTGACGGGTGATGTGGGGTATCTGTACAGGGCTAAAACGCTTACAACCTATGTTCTTGACAACTTTAGTGAGCCTGATACAGGTTTTTTCTACTTTACACCAACCGGACAGGCCGATATTATCGTACGTAAAAAGGAAGTGTATGATGGGGCTGTGCCTTCGGGCAATGCAGTGATGGCCATGAACCTCTATTGCCTGGGTATTATTTTTGATGTACCCGGTTG encodes:
- a CDS encoding uroporphyrinogen-III synthase, whose translation is MIKKILITQPRPETDKSPYFELARKYSVELQFHPFIRVDGIPSKEFRRQKIEIAQFSAVIFTSRNAIDHFFRICEEMKVSVSQDTKYFCITEAVALYLQKFILYRKRKVFYGADGTNKSMFDVVNKHKENEKFLYPCSENQQDNEIVSWLKSNNCGYATPFMYRTISNDVKEVLDNTEFDIICFFTPSGVKSLFDNCPRFKQNGTRIGAFGSNTSRAIEDAGLTLDIKAPQPQAPSMVAALEQYLSGILKKK
- a CDS encoding thioredoxin domain-containing protein produces the protein MSKFTNRLSKESSPYLLQHAHNPVDWYPWGEEALNRARTENKPILVSIGYAACHWCHVMEKESFEDEATASFMNEHFINIKIDREERPDLDHIYMDAVQTMTGSGGWPLNAFLTPSGKPFYGGTYFPPRPVVNRPSWKDVLTGVNNAFREKRQAIEDQAENLTQHLLRSNEFGLEKITTLNIDPDTTFTREKAALMYTNIMKTADQEEGGFGRAPKFPQTFTIQFLLHHYYYTKKEDALKQACLSLDKMILGGIYDQLGGGFARYATDIAWLVPHFEKMLYDNALLVIVLSEAFQLTHNPLYERAIRQTLSFTEREMLSPEYGFYSALDADSEGEEGRYYVWDKQAIDAILGEEAALFCAFYDVREGGNWEHKNILNIKMPPEEFAAQHHLTLKDLWQRMDKCRGVLMQHRNRRIRPLLDDKQLLGWNALMNHAYCKAAGALGEDHYRQVAIRNMDFLLGRFQLPDGAFHHTYKDGVAKYPAFLDDYSYLIQALLQLQEVTGDVGYLYRAKTLTTYVLDNFSEPDTGFFYFTPTGQADIIVRKKEVYDGAVPSGNAVMAMNLYCLGIIFDVPGWRERSVQICALLQQTVSRYPGSFGVWATLIQGLTYTIPEIAIIGGNFAMLREDVLRRFIPIHVLQSAPSEPSNQDFPMLGQKPYSSGTAIYLCRNYACQLPVNEVDALVQLMGNV